The Drosophila biarmipes strain raj3 chromosome 2L, RU_DBia_V1.1, whole genome shotgun sequence genome has a window encoding:
- the LOC108033386 gene encoding P protein, whose protein sequence is MKILSNPLRAINSRYLGGSRLQVWRRTRSNVHDDEEHRISERSRKIIHIVKMCILLLLWGACTFIVFVFAADQKPRSTMVTVMPNKTVFRTVELPHGVVRITLLGAVDWYLMRFPEEDNGIYGAGLRVECFSSDLNVSYHRSDMWNIVMNSDTTAYLEVSKNFMLHEWIGGDRQAVISLESKQDAPVSLHMLINTNPLITNTCVLYAGLLILGLYMLIVFDVIDHTFAALIIATTAIAILGLLEQRPTVHTILSYINFESLMMLFGLMTIVDIMATTGVFEYLVVWTYRISRGRPWPLIFFLSMLTAFLSAFLNSDNMALVLTPITIRLCEETSLKTAYVLVIMAIFADMGGALTPMGNPPNAIVTTNPAVVAEGVDFVNFVVHMLPGVLVAMFVVFGIVYVTHRKSILELDQHQLDLMREREGEKEPPSQETQNRIAKLKEEGPGRFWLKPAENYPETLVGLEEGSRIRDKPLLIKCCVALSFAFLCMVLHSIPKVADGATLGWVILLAAFLLIILDDKNDLTATLEIIQWTILLFIAALFVLSEAVDQLGFFEWIGDRTVMFLTSLEPQHQTAVTTMILLWTTALLTIFIDNAAVTIFMLKFSFQMASKDDIPLPPMFWALTFGACFGGNGSLFGAVSNEIIALIALQHGYKISFWHFFVIGFPLMLVTMVIGSAYLLIAHSVLSWN, encoded by the coding sequence ATGAAAATTCTAAGTAATCCCCTTCGGGCCATAAATTCAAGATACCTAGGCGGTAGTCGCTTGCAGGTTTGGCGCCGAACCAGATCCAATGTCCACGATGACGAAGAGCACAGAATTTCTGAGCGCAGTAGGAAAATCATCCATATCGTCAAGATGTGCATCCTGTTGCTGCTCTGGGGCGCCTGCACCTTCATAGTATTCGTATTTGCCGCAGATCAAAAACCGCGCAGTACGATGGTGACGGTGATGCCCAATAAAACAGTCTTCAGGACGGTGGAGCTGCCCCATGGGGTGGTGAGAATTACGCTGCTTGGAGCCGTGGACTGGTACCTCATGAGGTTTCCCGAAGAGGATAATGGGATTTATGGAGCGGGCTTGCGAGTGGAGTGCTTTAGCTCCGATCTGAATGTGAGCTACCACCGATCGGACATGTGGAATATTGTAATGAACAGCGATACGACGGCGTATCTGGAGGTCTCGAAGAACTTCATGCTGCACGAATGGATTGGTGGCGATAGGCAGGCGGTGATCTCCCTGGAGAGCAAGCAGGACGCGCCGGTGTCCCTGCACATGCTGATAAACACCAATCCCCTGATCACCAACACGTGCGTCCTCTATGCGGGCCTCCTGATCCTCGGTCTCTATATGCTGATCGTCTTCGATGTCATAGACCACACCTTTGCCGCCCTCATTATAGCCACCACTGCTATAGCGATCCTGGGTCTCCTGGAGCAGCGGCCCACTGTGCACACCATATTGTCCTATATTAACTTTGAGTCGCTGATGATGCTCTTTGGCCTAATGACCATTGTGGATATTATGGCTACGACGGGAGTGTTTGAATACCTGGTTGTTTGGACTTATAGAATTTCCAGGGGTCGTCCGTGGCCTCTGATATTTTTCCTGAGCATGTTGACTGCCTTCTTGTCCGCCTTCCTGAACAGCGATAACATGGCGCTGGTCCTAACCCCCATTACCATTCGATTGTGCGAGGAGACGTCCTTGAAGACGGCTTATGTCCTGGTTATAATGGCCATCTTTGCAGACATGGGGGGTGCCCTGACCCCCATGGGCAATCCACCCAATGCCATAGTGACCACCAATCCTGCGGTGGTGGCCGAAGGCGTGGACTTTGTTAACTTCGTAGTCCACATGCTGCCGGGAGTGCTGGTGGCCATGTTCGTGGTCTTCGGCATAGTCTATGTGACCCACAGGAAGAGCATCCTTGAGCTGGACCAGCATCAGCTGGACCTGATGAGGGAGAGGGAGGGGGAGAAGGAACCGCCCAGTCAGGAGACCCAGAATCGCATAGCTAAGCTCAAGGAGGAGGGACCAGGAAGATTCTGGCTCAAGCCGGCGGAGAACTATCCGGAAACCTTGGTGGGATTGGAGGAGGGCAGTCGGATCCGGGACAAGCCGCTTCTGATCAAGTGCTGCGTAGCCCTAAGCTTTGCCTTTCTCTGCATGGTGCTCCACTCCATTCCCAAGGTGGCCGATGGCGCTACCCTGGGCTGGGTCATCCTGCTGGCCGCCTTCCTGCTCATCATCCTGGACGACAAGAACGACCTGACTGCCACCCTCGAAATCATCCAGTGGACCATCCTCCTCTTCATCGCCGCCCTTTTTGTCCTGTCGGAAGCAGTGGATCAGCTGGGTTTCTTCGAATGGATTGGGGACAGGACTGTGATGTTCCTGACCAGCTTGGAGCCACAGCACCAGACGGCGGTGACCACCATGATCCTCCTTTGGACGACCGCTTTGCTCACGATCTTCATCGACAACGCTGCCGTCACCATCTTCATGCTGAAGTTCAGTTTCCAGATGGCCAGCAAGGACGATATTCCACTCCCCCCGATGTTCTGGGCCCTGACTTTTGGCGCTTGTTTCGGGGGAAATGGATCCCTCTTCGGGGCGGTGTCCAACGAGATCATCGCCCTGATCGCCCTTCAACATGGTTACAAGATCTCCTTTTGGCACTTTTTCGTTATTGGCTTTCCGCTCATGCTGGTGACCATGGTGATTGGCTCTGCCTATCTTCTGATTGCCCACTCTGTCTTAAGTTGGAACTAA
- the LOC108033338 gene encoding prolyl endopeptidase: MLKLFFQLFSNKQSLQSLEKTLLIPTLNHLTMSRSKATVNRPTDLSTPSVEEPNARIVYPEARKDGKFEEMLHEYRIRDVYRWLEDPDSVETQRFVNAQNNISQPFLERCEEWESINAKLTKMWNFPKYGCPMRHGDFYYYFKNTGLQNQSVLMQQENLGSPEVVFLDANSLSADGTIALSHKTFSEDGAYMAYGLSESGSDWNKIRILRAKDRTDFPETLEKVKFSNVSWTKDNKGFFYGRYSDQEGKTDGSETRQNENQKLYYHRVGESQDKDTLIAEFPEHPSWMFRTDVTDCGKYLILSISHTVRDNMLYYADLKPDEPITSKLEFKPIVDKFEADYDYITNEGSKMYFHTNKDAPKYRVAVIDFRNPAEENWTTLIPEHEKDVLEWAKCVNEDKLLVCYNRDVKHILQARELHTGNLIRQFGLDIGSINGISGKRKYSEIFYGFSSFLTPGIIYHYDFSRPVEKPKVLREINLNLEGFSRDDYSVEQVFYKSADDTNIPMFIIQRKRDNVEPRPCLLYGYGGFNYSLMPSFGITGLMFMDTFDGVLAFPNIRGGGEYGIEWHNGGRLLNKQNGFNDFQAAAEYLTRNNYTTKDRLAIQGASNGGLLVGACINQRPELFGAAVAQVGVMDMLRFHKFTIGHAWCSDYGNPDEREHFANLFKYSPLHNVHIPLNPNQEYPSTLILTADHDDRVSPLHSLKFAAALQEAVRYSEYQLNPILLRVYTKAGHGAGKPTKMRISEATDIITFYKKTLKVDTVNL; this comes from the coding sequence AtgctaaaattatttttccaacTATTTTCCAACAAGCAGAGCCTCCAAAGCCTGGAAAAGACCCTACTGATTCCTACACTAAACCACCTAACAATGTCCCGATCCAAAGCTACGGTCAATCGTCCCACGGATCTAAGTACTCCCTCGGTCGAGGAGCCGAATGCTAGGATTGTGTATCCCGAAGCACGAAAGGATGGTAAATTCGAGGAAATGCTGCATGAGTACAGGATTAGAGATGTCTATCGATGGCTTGAGGACCCAGATTCGGTGGAGACGCAGAGATTTGTGAACGCTCAGAACAATATTAGCCAACCGTTTCTCGAAAGATGTGAGGAGTGGGAGAGTATCAATGCCAAGCTGACGAAGATGTGGAATTTCCCAAAGTACGGATGCCCCATGCGCCATGGTGATTTCTATTACTATTTCAAGAACACAGGCCTGCAGAACCAGAGTGTTTTGATGCAGCAGGAGAATTTAGGGAGCCCAGAGGTGGTATTCCTCGACGCCAATAGTTTGTCCGCCGACGGAACCATCGCTCTGAGCCATAAAACGTTCTCCGAAGATGGGGCCTACATGGCCTATGGCTTGAGTGAAAGTGGTTCGGACTGGAATAAAATTCGTATCCTAAGGGCCAAGGACCGCACCGACTTTCCCGAGACTCTGGAGAAGGTGAAGTTTTCCAATGTCTCCTGGACGAAGGACAACAAGGGCTTCTTCTACGGTCGGTACTCGGATCAGGAGGGCAAAACTGATGGTTCGGAGACAAGGCAGaatgaaaaccaaaaactaTACTACCATCGAGTGGGAGAAAGCCAAGATAAAGATACTTTGATTGCTGAATTTCCCGAACACCCCTCATGGATGTTCCGAACCGATGTTACCGACTGTGGGAAATATCTTATCCTATCCATCAGTCACACTGTTCGAGATAACATGCTGTACTATGCAGATCTGAAACCAGATGAACCAATCACTTCCAAACTAGAGTTTAAGCCCATTGTGGATAAGTTTGAGGCTGACTACGATTACATAACCAACGAGGGATCCAAAATGTACTTCCACACAAACAAAGACGCGCCCAAATACCGCGTAGCTGTGATTGACTTCAGGAATCCTGCCGAGGAAAACTGGACGACCCTAATACCCGAACACGAGAAAGATGTCCTGGAGTGGGCCAAGTGCGTGAATGAGGACAAACTGCTGGTTTGCTACAACCGCGATGTGAAGCATATTCTCCAGGCCCGAGAGCTACATACAGGAAATCTCATCCGGCAGTTTGGCCTGGACATTGGTTCCATAAATGGGATCTCAGGAAAAAGGAAGTACTCGGAGATCTTTTATGGTTTCTCATCGTTCCTAACGCCTGGCATAATTTACCACTACGACTTTTCCAGGCCCGTTGAGAAGCCAAAGGTTCTGCGAGAAATCAACCTGAATTTGGAGGGTTTCAGCCGCGACGATTACAGTGTTGAGCAGGTGTTCTATAAAAGCGCCGATGACACCAATATTCCCATGTTCATAATACAAAGAAAGAGGGATAATGTGGAGCCCCGACCTTGTTTGCTCTACGGATACGGCGGATTCAACTACAGTCTGATGCCATCTTTTGGCATAACTGGTCTCATGTTTATGGACACATTTGACGGGGTCTTGGCCTTTCCGAATATAAGAGGAGGCGGGGAATATGGCATAGAGTGGCACAACGGAGGAAGGTTGCTGAACAAACAGAATGGGTTTAATGACTTTCAGGCGGCCGCGGAGTATTTGACCCGGAATAACTACACCACCAAGGATCGATTGGCCATACAGGGCGCCTCGAATGGCGGGCTTTTGGTGGGTGCCTGCATCAATCAGCGACCGGAACTCTTTGGGGCAGCCGTCGCCCAAGTGGGGGTGATGGATATGTTGCGGTTCCACAAGTTTACCATCGGCCATGCCTGGTGCTCGGACTACGGAAACCCCGACGAGCGGGAGCACTTTGCCAACCTCTTTAAATACTCGCCCCTGCACAATGTTCACATTCCCCTGAACCCCAACCAGGAGTACCCCTCGACTTTGATCCTGACGGCCGATCACGACGACCGCGTGAGTCCTTTGCACTCCCTTAAGTTTGCTGCCGCTCTGCAGGAGGCCGTGCGGTACTCGGAGTACCAACTCAATCCCATTCTTCTGAGGGTCTACACGAAGGCAGGTCATGGAGCGGGAAAGCCCACCAAGATGCGCATCAGCGAGGCCACGGACATCATCACGTTTTACAAGAAGACTCTCAAAGTTGACACGGTCAATCTCTGA